The following coding sequences are from one Plasmodium gaboni strain SY75 chromosome 10, whole genome shotgun sequence window:
- a CDS encoding hypothetical protein (conserved Plasmodium protein, unknown function): MVVEKNESHTINNKTSTTNINNTNLSYLYDDMKIVENERLPNNEWHNDKNRIDISGKIKKNIYQGSVNYYNKISKKVISPKKKKTSFIENDKNISYSLRDMNNKKKNNKKIKQNNNLQSIKNNYYYDNNGKINQDKNKDTCTNNIICVVNPCEKNRFPHYYAHNNNIPSNFNKYSRTFNFYNKNEKRKYYENNTHNDTFRLTKELLDDLNKRNEAAEDDDNDNQNFLTYVKKKIEEKKEQKKKKDKLQHEMHERANNNNDINDHKNNEINEQNHPIGDNNNDINCNNNENNNNNNNIDNIDSNNNNNNYNNNDINNDDAEYDNNNVNSKNNNTKISNSANYDCSNNLETYKTINDNNSLFSDESTKVFVNKKTRIKINMCENPCDIWYGLKKRNGKNIFINSARNNNGKNKKMKKNKKNKKQNMVKMMKTNKKSKNIEKYYINKKSGKYVKWSSNYYNKLNSTDGNISDNTIATMHIDGNYKYNNGDMANRNITKHINTYNNNNNNNNNNNNNNNNSNNNYNNFKSFHNKNIPVNIQFDKINKNYLNHDYQINKKALKNKKKMNWSGKNNIYVNKYNVRFAPIKNCKNNYFDNRTMNISNNYYENKSGINDENINGTIICNMCGKSRENVNIYTYTDNNNNNNNINNHLIDLLCTDLENAHNIMTHHPIFNDSDVLINKNKCNCYDNNVSENLNKTGDNFCVQENMNNTKKNSCTSSQFENMHEIIMNNTGENLLNGSTNNITTTSEYINNNNNNNNNNNNNNGDVCHNIVNEDNNETNTNSYGNHLTYSKNEIYENNKKSNLDKNFCSHANSNINYQGNKIGLKKCGSNKMYKLNTNMNNVNNCVVNNNKDHEGKYFSAHYDGNAYVTRSKTKEYAYNNFHHTNFKYNNKNNYFEKNISRNNKIIASHNYNSTKNIKSKVDECNNLNVTSICDEKNENDKEYKMRGYTQIENKNNDNNKNNDINDNNNDDDNNNNNNQGYIITDYSKGYISYDPTNSYNNQNVNNNMKDDKINNIEEKDKAHFDDYXXXXXXYDPTNSYNNQNVNNNMKDDKINNIEEKDKAHFDDYNYMNDQNKKYKNHYYDNVKFDLSYEIEEDKKQRKKKNWKTPFGNKSIYKNARERVQSILANRRGLEK; the protein is encoded by the coding sequence ATGGTAGTGGAAAAGAACGAAAGTCATACAATTAACAACAAAACGTCAACAActaatattaataatacGAACTTGagttatttatatgatgaTATGAAAATTGTAGAAAATGAAAGACTGCCAAATAATGAATGGCATAATGATAAGAATAGGATAGATATTAGTggtaaaataaaaaagaatatttatCAGGGCAGtgtaaattattataataaaattagTAAAAAGGTAATAAGTCctaagaaaaaaaaaacgtcatttattgaaaatgataaaaatataagttATTCATTACGtgatatgaataataaaaaaaaaaataataaaaaaataaaacaaaataacaatttacaaagtattaaaaataattattattatgataataatggAAAAATTAATcaagataaaaataaagatacatgtacaaataatattatatgtgtTGTAAATCCTTGTGAAAAAAATAGGTTTCCTCATTATTATGcacataataataatataccAAGTAATTTTAACAAATATTCACGtacatttaatttttacaataaaaatgaaaagagGAAATACtatgaaaataatacaCACAATGATACTTTCAGATTAACAAAAGAATTATTGGACGATCTTAATAAAAGGAATGAAGCAGCTGAAGATGATGATAACGATaatcaaaattttttaacatatgttaaaaagaaaattgaagaaaagaaggaacagaaaaaaaagaaagataAATTACAACACGAAATGCATGAAAGGgctaataataataatgatataaatgatcataagaataatgagataaatgaacaaaatCATCCAATAGGTGATAATAACAATGATATtaattgtaataataatgaaaataataataataataataatattgataatattgatagtaataataataataataattataataacaacgatataaataatgacGATGCCGAATATGATAACAATAATGTAAATAGTAAAAATAACAACACCAAAATAAGTAACAGTGCAAATTATGATTGTTCCAATAATTTAGAAACATATAAAACCATTAATGATAACAATTCCTTATTTAGTGATGAATCAACCAAAGtttttgtaaataaaaaaaccagaataaaaattaatatgtGTGAAAACCCCTGCGACATATGGTATggattaaaaaaaagaaacggaaaaaatatttttatcaacAGTGCAAGGAATAATAATggtaaaaataaaaagatgaagaaaaataaaaaaaataagaaacaaaatatggtgaagatgatgaaaacaaataaaaaatcaaaaaatattgaaaaatattatattaacaaaaaatCTGGAAAATATGTTAAATGGAGTTCTAACTATTACAACAAATTAAATAGTACTGATGGAAATATATCTGATAATACTATTGCTACTATGCATATTGATGgtaattataaatataataatggTGATATGGCAAATAGAAATATAACAAaacatattaatacatataataataacaacaacaataataataataataacaataataataataatagtaataataattataataattttaaatcattccataataaaaatataccagttaatatacaatttgataaaatcaataaaaattatttaaatcacgattatcaaataaataaaaaagcattaaaaaataaaaaaaaaatgaactGGTCAGGTAAAAATAACatttatgtaaataaatataatgtgCGTTTTGCTCcaataaaaaattgtaaaaataattattttgataaCAGAACGATGAATATTAGTAacaattattatgaaaacAAAAGTGGTATTAACGATGAGAATATTAATGGTActattatatgtaatatgTGTGGGAAGTCTCGTGAAAATGTTAACATATACACTTACActgataataataataataataataatattaataatcATCTTATTGATTTGTTGTGTACTGATTTGGAAAACGCCCATAATATTATGACACATCATCCCATATTCAACGATTCTGATGTTCTCattaacaaaaataaatgtaattgttatgataataatgtatcagaaaatttaaataaaacGGGTGATAATTTTTGTGTTCAGGAGAATATGAACAataccaaaaaaaattcttgCACAAGTAGCCAATTTGAAAACATGCAcgaaattattatgaataatacaggtgaaaatttattaaatggTTCAACGAATAATATAACGACCACTTCAGAATATAtcaacaacaacaacaataacaataataataataataataataatggtGATGTGTGTCATAATATTGtaaatgaagataataacGAAACAAATACAAATAGTTATGGTAATCATTTAACGTATAGCAAAAATGAAATTTAtgagaataataaaaaaagtaacctagataaaaatttttgtAGCCATGCAAATAGTAACATCAATTATCAAGGTAATAAAATTggtttaaaaaaatgtggttccaataaaatgtataaattGAATACtaatatgaataatgtaaataaCTGCGTTGTGAATAATAACAAAGATCATGAAGGAAAATATTTCTCTGCTCATTATGATGGAAATGCATACGTCACAAGAAGTAAAACAAAGGAATATGCATATAACAATTTCCATCATAcaaattttaaatataataataagaacaattattttgaaaaaaatatttcaagaaataataagatAATCGCATCTCATAATTATAACTCTACAAAAAACATAAAGTCGAAAGTTGACGAATGCAATAATTTGAATGTTACTAGTATATGcgatgaaaaaaatgagaatgataaggaatataaaatgaGAGGATATACCcaaatagaaaataaaaataatgataataataaaaataatgatattaatgataataataatgatgatgataataataataataataatcaaggatatattattactgATTATTCAAAAGGTTATATATCCTATGATCCAACCAATAGCTATAATAACCAAAAcgtaaataataatatgaaggatgataaaattaataatatagagGAAAAAGATAAAGCTCATTTTGATGATTATAANNNNNNNNNNNNNNNNTATGATCCAACCAATAGCTATAATAACCAAAAcgtaaataataatatgaaggatgataaaattaataatatagagGAAAAAGATAAAGCTCATTTTGatgattataattatatgaacgatcaaaataaaaaatataaaaatcattattatgataaCGTCAAATTTGATTTGTCTTATGAAATAGAGGAAGATAAAAAAcaaaggaaaaaaaaaaattggaAAACACCTTTTGGAAATAAATctatttataaaaatgcAAGAGAAAGAGTTCAATCAATATTAGCTAATAGGAGAGGATTagaaaaatga